One Carassius auratus strain Wakin chromosome 4, ASM336829v1, whole genome shotgun sequence DNA segment encodes these proteins:
- the LOC113060416 gene encoding transportin-3-like, with protein MEGGKPTLPLVFQAVQALYHDPDPAGKERASVWLGELQRSMYAWEISDQLLQLKQDVESCYFAAQTMKMKIQTSFYELPPETHTSLRDSLLSHIQNLKDLSPIIVTQLALAIADLALQMPSWKGCVHTLIEKYSNDVSSMPFLIEILTVLPEEVHSRSLRIGANRRTEIIEDLAYYSTTVVTLLVTCAEKSGHNEKMFIKVFRCLGSWFNLGVLDNNFMASNQLLMILFQVLQRDETSTNLHEAASDCVCSALYAIENVAIHMPLAMQLFQGVLSLETAYHMAVAREDLDKVLNYCRIFTELSETFLEMTVRTPGQGMGDLRTLELLLICAGHPQYEVVEISFNFWYRLGENLYKMNDPAIHRIFKPYIQRLLHSLARHCQLDPDHEGVPEDTDDFGEFRMRVSDLVKDVIFLVGSMECFSQLYSTLKEGNPPWEVTEAVLFIMAAIAKSIDPENNPTLTEVLEQVVLLPETVHIAVRYTSIELVGEMSEVIDRNPCMLDPVLIFLMKGLREKPLASVAAKAIHNICSVCRDHMAQHFQGLLNIARALDSFALSTEAAVGLLKGTALVLARLPLEKIAECLNDLCAVQVMALRKLLAQDSNSGKSSDPTVWLDRLAVIFRHTNPIVENGQTHPCQKVIQEIWPVLSETLNAHQNDNRIVERCCRCLRFAVRCVGKGSASLLQPLVTQMVSVYQVYPHSCFLYLGSILVDEYGMEEGCRQGLLDMLQALCMPTFQLLEQPNGLRNHPDTVDDLFRLVTRFVQRSPVTLLSSSIIVHIIQCAIAATTLDHRDANCSVMKFIRDLIHTGVTNDHEDDFETRKRLIGQVMEQHGQQLVTQLINTCCFCLPPYTLPDVAEVLWEIMLFDRPTFCRWLETTLKGLPKETAGGALSVTNKQLTDFHKQVTSAEECKQVCWAIREFTRLYR; from the exons ATGGAAGGCGGGAAACCCACCCTGCCGCTGGTTTTCCAGGCCGTGCAGGCGCTGTACCACGACCCGGACCCCGCCGGCAAGGAGCGCGCCTCGGTCTGGCTGGGAGAGCTGCAGAGATCG ATGTATGCATGGGAGATCTCGGATCAGCTTCTGCAGCTGAAGCAGGACGTGGAATCGTGTTACTTCGCGGCCCAgacaatgaagatgaagatccaGACGTCGTTCTACGAGCTTCCCCCAGAGACCCACACCTCACTGAGAGATTCGCTCCTGTCTCACATCCAGAACCTCAAAGACCTGTCTCCAATCATCGTCACACAG CTTGCATTGGCAATCGCAGATCTGGCTCTTCAGATGCCCTCGTGGAAAGGCTGTGTTCACACCCTCATAGAAAA ATACAGTAACGATGTGTCCTCCATGCCTTTCTTGATTGAGATACTCACCGTTCTGCCAGAAGAGGTGCATAGCCGCTCTTTGAGGATTGGAGCCAATCGACGGACAGAGATCATTGAGGATCTGGCCTACTACTCTACCACAGTGGTCACGCTTCTG GTGACGTGTGCGGAGAAGTCCGGACATAATGAGAAGATGTTTATCAAGGTGTTCCGGTGTTTGGGCAGCTGGTTTAATTTAGGAGTGCTGGACAACAACTTCATGGCCAGCAATCAATTGCTGATGATTCTCTTTCAAGTGCTG CAGAGGGATGAGACGTCCACAAACTTGCATGAAGCGGCATCGGACTGCGTGTGCTCAGCACTGTATGCGATCGAGAATGTGGCCATACACATGCCTTTGGCCATGCAGCTCTTCCAGGGAGTCCTCTCTCTAGAAACGGCTTACCACATGGCTGTAGCCCGAGAGGACCTCGATAA GGTGCTAAATTATTGCCGGATCTTTACGGAATTGTCTGAGACATTTTTGGAGATGACTGTAAGGACTCCTGGCCAGGGCATGGGAGATCTACGCACCCTAGAGTTACTGCTGATTTGTGCTGGCCATCCCCAGTATGAG GTGGTTGAGATCTCGTTCAACTTCTGGTACCGTCTGGGAGAAAATCTTTATAAAATGAACGATCCAGCGATTCACAGAATATTCAAGCCGTACATACAGAGACTACTGCACAGTCTCGCCCGCCACTGCCAGCTCGACCCAGATCAT GAAGGAGTGCCAGAGGACACAGATGATTTCGGGGAGTTCAGGATGAGAGTGTCTGATCTTGTGAAAGATGTTATTTTCCTAGTAGGATCCATGGAGTGTTTCTCTCAG CTGTATTCGACTCTGAAGGAGGGAAACCCCCCATGGGAAGTAACTGAGGCTGTTCTGTTTATCATGGCAGCCATAGCTAAGAGTATAGATCC TGAGAATAATCCCACTCTGACAGAGGTGCTGGAGCAGGTAGTGTTGCTTCCCGAAACGGTCCACATTGCCGTTCGCTACACCAGCATCGAGCTAGTTGGCGAGATGAGCGAAGTGATTGACCGGAACCCTTGCATGTTAG ATCCTGTTCTGATCTTCCTGATGAAGGGTTTGCGGGAGAAGCCGTTGGCCTCTGTGGCAGCTAAAGCCATTCACAACATCTGCTCGGTGTGTCGAGATCACATGGCACAGCACTTCCAGGGCCTGCTGAACATCGCCCGCGCGCTCGACTCATTCGCCCTGTCCACAGAAGCTGCAGTTGGCCTGCTAAAAG GCACAGCGCTGGTGTTGGCCCGCCTGCCCCTGGAGAAGATCGCGGAGTGTCTGAACGATCTGTGTGCAGTTCAGGTCATGGCACTGAGGAAG CTGCTGGCTCAGGACTCCAATAGTGGGAAGTCATCAGACCCCACTGTGTGGCTGGACAGACTGGCTGTTATCTTCAG ACACACAAACCCCATCGTAGAGAATGGACAGACACACCCCTGCCAGAAAGTCATTCAAGAG ATCTGGCCAGTGTTGTCGGAGACGCTAAATGCCCACCAGAATGATAACAGGATAGTGGAGCGCTGCTGCCGCTGCTTGAGATTTGCAGTGCGTTGCGTAGGCAAAGGCTCTGCGTCCCTATTACAGCCACTTGTTACTCAG ATGGTGAGTGTGTACCAGGTGTACCCTCACTCCTGTTTCCTGTACCTGGGCAGCATTCTAGTGGATGAGTATGGCATGGAGGAAGGATGCAGACAAGGCCTGTTGGATATGCTACAG GCTCTCTGTATGCCGACCTTCCAGCTGTTAGAGCAGCCTAATGGACTGCGCAATCACCCCGACACAGTGGACGATCTTTTTAGACTTGTCACAAG GTTTGTCCAGCGTAGTCCAGTCACGTTGCTGAGCAGCAGTATTATCGTCCACATCATCCAGTGTGCCATCGCTGCCACCACCCTGGACCATCGAGATGCCAACTGCAGCGTCATGAAGTTCATCAGAGACCTCATTCACACCGGGGTCACCAATGAC cATGAGGATGACTTTGAGACACGAAAGCGTCTGATTGGCCAGGTGATGGAGCAGCATGGGCAGCAGCTAGTGACTCAGCTGATCAACACCTGCTGTTTCTGCCTGCCGCCTTATACTCTTCCTGATGTGGCGGAGGTTCTCTGGGAGATCATGCTCTTTGATCGGCCG ACGTTTTGTCGGTGGCTGGAAACCACACTGAAGGGTCTTCCAAAAGAAACAGCAGGAGGCGCTTTATCCGTCACAAACAAGCAGCTTACCGACTTCCATAAGCAGGTCACGAG TGCAGAGGAATGTAAACAGGTTTGTTGGGCAATAAGAGAGTTCACCAGGCTGTACCGATAG
- the LOC113060398 gene encoding coiled-coil domain-containing protein 87 translates to MNWEKPSTHVCEHIKCKDLQMRLHSREVHSFLRPLSQLCHMDVSFDRVTDRSKEVKSAFSTYKKNKSAPTSLTQLCKQLEERITQKSQHYSISHEDRQSLTAVLTSELSLIWQDLKTPSVDTTLTQEEKVLLTCQTFSEVLHICEQLFLQSLHLLETLRRRGVFSDHINRSRVAAQLAIDCTSLLNVRSIRCRIVTGIKDARKCIQSAVTHNNERSRTATSWEKAVEDDLKEIQERIGELDLQCVYDLLPCNMEPITYKTDTQCSKANKSIILKQEQDQSPPQNRLVRIKGCHSMPDLQRETLLEELEIRLLSPPSSPLVLLSTDPTSSLEKRISPGEDLKRLLQERDYKDDGNCGTDLCSLIESLTCYSSSRLQRLKQKLQKMEEEEETKKHKVLVKKPLHPQGDVVSVTFSPQNIMRTAAAQVSDRILPETIKLSRYPPVYNDLTKEIDSASVTLMDQILVEEKMDIGKVFEELSRSISTTYFNFDEDSRIEPALTNVTFCPKRVINDQLMNPSLRRPNQYSISHRERAEKAANRKRPVNTTARAYRAWFQWWRCQLSMDDYLNYISNQDSDYLSVLFHLYDSEDDDDEEEAERHKLAQMQRDERRRRQQERISSLRRQKQEFVPGFWNINTIAMGGLGREPEMDEKNPEEEIQEASEGEEGEGPAAGLLNGEQMQVRLERVWNALCLPEGQRLDMAIKYSSHEYRNRLQEAIAAWEQAAGLIQKRELLLSRLEDFEREASDPNRFFQRGYNGSSIARMEEASQREKLNSQISVVDQELSKTMGHITTCFNDNISYKGRPYREKMRWDRTEMLYWLQQERRVQSLEMFVDGRMALPVKLPPLNQSKELHLGNHQTLQEQPQINATL, encoded by the exons ATGAATTGGGAAAAACCAAGCACACATGTCTGtgagcacattaaatgtaaggaCCTCCAAATGAGGCTCCACAGTCGAGAGGTTCACAGCTTTCTGAGACCTCTTTCACAACTCTGCCACATGGATGTCAGTTTTGACAGGGTGACAG ACAGGTCTAAAGAGGTGAAATCAGCATTTTCAACTTATAAGAAGAATAAAAGTGCTCCAACCTCTTTGACACAGTTGTGCAAACAACTGGAGGAGAGAATCACCCAGAAATCACAGCATTACTCCATCAGCCATGAAGACAGACAGTCTCTG ACTGCAGTGTTGACCTCTGAACTGAGTCTGATCTGGCAAGACCTGAAAACCCCATCTGTGGACACCACGCTGACCCAGGAAGAGAAAGTGCTGCTTACCTGCCAGACCTTCAGTGAGGTGCTGCACATCTGTGAGCAGCTGTTTCTGCAATCCTTGCACCTGCTGGAAACTCTGCGGAGGCGAGGTGTCTTCAGCGATCATATCAACCGCAGCAGGGTGGCAGCTCAGCTCGCTATTGACTGCACCAGTCT CTTGAACGTTCGCTCCATAAGATGCAGAATTGTCACAGGAATCAAGGATGCACGGAAGTGCATACAAAGTGCTGTTACACATAACAATGAAAGGTCCAGGACGGCCACATCATGGGAAAAAGCAGTGGAGGATGACCTCAAAGAg ATTCAGGAGAGAATCGGAGAGCTGGATCTGCAATGTGTGTATGACCTCCTGCCCTGTAACATGGAGCCAATCACCTATAAGACAGACACACAAT GTTCTAAAGCCAATAAATCGATCATACTGAAACAAGAGCAGGATCAGAGTCCGCCTCAAAACCGACTGGTCAGAATAAAG GGATGTCATTCCATGCCTGACCTACAGAGGGAAACACTGCTGGAGGAGCTGGAGATAAGGCTACTCAGTCCACCTTCATCCCCATTAGTCCTGTTGTCCACAGATCCTACCTCCAGCCTGGAGAAACGCATCAGTCCTGGGGAAGATCTGAAGAG ATTATTACAGGAGAGAGATTATAAGGATGATGGTAATTGTGGGACGGATCTGTGCTCGCTTATAGAATCCCTAACCTGCTATAGTTCCAGCAGACTCCAAAGGCTCAAACAAAAACTACAG AaaatggaggaagaggaggaaaccAAGAAGCACAAAGTTCTTGTGAAGAAACCTCTGCACCCACAAGGAGATGTGGTCAGTGTGACGTTTTCTCCTCAGAACATCATGCGCACAGCAGCGGCCCAAGTGTCTGATCGGATTCTCCCAGAAACCATCAAACTCAGCCGATACCCACCAGTCTACAATGACCTCACGAAAGAG ATTGATTCCGCATCGGTCACTCTGATGGATCAGATCTTGGTTGAAGAAAAAATGGATATCGGCAAAGTCTTTGAAGAGTTATCCAGAAGTATTTCAACAACGTATTTCAACTTTGATGAG GACTCCAGGATTGAGCCTGCCCTGACAAATGTCACATTCTGCCCAAAAAGAGTGATTAATGACCAGCTAATGAACCCATCTCTCAGGAGGCCAAATCAATACAGCATATCCCACAG agagagagcagagaagGCTGCGAACAGGAAGAGGCCTGTGAATACGACCGCTCGAGCTTACAGAGCCTGGTTTCAGTGGTGGAGGTGTCAACTATCAATGGATGATTATCTTAACTACATTTCTAATCAG GACTCTGATTATCTGTCAGTGCTGTTTCACCTGTATGAcagtgaggatgatgatgatgaagaagaggcAGAGAGACACAAGCTGGCTCAGATGCAGAGAGATGAAAGGAGAag AAGGCAACAGGAAAGGATCAGTTCACTTAGGAGACAGAAACAAGAATTTGTTCCTGGATTCTGGAACATCAATACCATAGCGATGGGAGGACTGGGAAGGGAACCAGAAATGGATG AGAAAAATCCAGAAGAGGAAATACAAGAAGCA TCTGAAGGAGAGGAAGGTGAAGGTCCAGCTGCTGGACTTCTGAATGGAGAACAGATGCAGGTCAGGCTGGAGAGGGTCTGGAATGCCCTGTGTCTGCCAGAAGGACAGCGACTAGACATGGCCATCAAATACAGCTCTCATGAGTACAGGAACCGTCTGCAGGAG GCAATTGCTGCATGGGAGCAGGCTGCTGGGTTGATCCAGAAGAGGGAGCTCTTGCTCTCCAGGTTGGAAGACTTTGAGCGGGAGGCATCTGACCCCAACAGATTTTTCCAGCGAG GTTATAATGGTTCATCCATCGCTAGAATGGAAGAGGCAAGTCAAAGGGAGAAGCTCAACTCTCAGATTTCAGTTGTAGACCAAGAACTGTCCAAGACTATGGGCCACATCACGACTTGTTTCAATGACAACATCAGCTATAAG GGGCGGCCGTACAGAGAGAAGATGCGCTGGGACCGTACTGAGATGCTGTACTGGCTGCAGCAGGAGAGGAGGGTCCAGTCTCTGGAGATGTTTGTAGATGGACGGATGGCTCTGCCTGTAAAGCTTCCTCCTTTGAACCAAAGCAAGGAGCTTCACTTAGGCAACCATCAAACCCTCCAGGAACAGCCTCAAATTAATGCAACACTGTGA
- the LOC113060421 gene encoding interferon regulatory factor 6-like, translating to MSGQPRRIRLKPWLLAQINSGKYPGLHWLNQERRLFQIPWRHATRHMPTLEEENTIFKAWALETGKYQEGVDEPDPAKWKANLRCALNKSREFGLHYDGTKDTPVQPYKIYEVCDQSVNGDAGDDDEEELQNFVKLSIDPSSYSAYPTRVDVPFTSSIADGYNPTHHNPPMNLLGEVVHNNPSGGASMTSHLSQPSTRPSAGSLTEFPSHSAVKVEQTSYPIHGGGLPNGLGMGTGSIPPPGLQDVVTHSVGPPDIVDSPMQEVPAQAENQVHPCISELLSSPHMLPLTDLDIKFQYRGRTAGSLTVSNPQGCRLYYGNLAPTPEQVELFGPVTLQQVLFPGTAEIQNEKQRFYTDHLLDVMDRGLILEIRGQDIYAIRLCQCKVFWSGPGVPEQGPPNPMEREMKIRVFSLNNFLQCLILYQKGETPTPPPFEIYFCFGEDWPDRKPKEKKLIVVQVVPVVARILTEMFSGELSWSTDSIRLQISNPDLKDQTVEQFKELHRLLQSQNSHPTWAQNIH from the exons ATGAGTGGTCAACCACGGAGGATCCGTCTGAAGCCATGGCTGCTGGCACAG ATTAACAGCGGGAAATACCCAGGACTGCACTGGCTCAATCAAGAGCGCAGACTGTTCCAGATCCCATGGAGACATGCCACCCGCCATATGCCTACCCTGGAGGAGGAGAACACTATATTTAAG GCTTGGGCTCTGGAAACAGGTAAGTACCAGGAAGGAGTAGATGAGCCTGATCCAGCCAAATGGAAGGCCAACCTCCGCTGTGCCCTAAACAAAAGCAGAGAGTTCGGACTCCACTACGATGGCACTAAGGACACCCCCGTTCAACCTTATAAGATCTATGAGGTGTGCGACCAGTCAGTCAATGGAG ATGCTGGAGACGATGATGAAGAGGAG CTGCAAAACTTTGTCAAACTCTCCATTG ACCCTTCCAGCTACTCAGCATATCCTACTAGAGTTGACGTTCCGTTCACCTCTTCTATTGCTGATGGCTATAATCCCACCCACCATAACCCTCCAATGAACCTCTTAGGAGAAGTTGTCCATAATAACCCCAGTGGAGGTGCTTCTATGACCTCTCACCTCTCCCAGCCCAGCACCAGACCTTCGGCTGGATCTTTGACTGAATTTCCCAGTCACAGTGCTGTTAAAGTTGAGCAGACGTCTTATCCCATTCATGGCGGTGGACTTCCGAATGGTCTGGGAATGGGGACTGGATCCATACCACCACCTGGTCTTCAAGATGTAGTCACTCATTCTGTAGGCCCTCCAGACATAGTGGACAGCCCAATGCAAGAGGTGCCAGCTCAAGCGGAGAACCAGGTTCATCCCTGCATCTCAGAGTTGCTGAGCAGTCCACACATGTTACCCT TGACTGATCTGGATATCAAGTTCCAGTACAGGGGTCGGACAGCTGGTTCTCTGACTGTCAGTAACCCTCAGGGTTGTAGACTTTACTACGGTAACCTGGCGCCCACACCAGAGCAAGTAGAGCTGTTTGGTCCGGTAACACTGCAGCAGGTGCTGTTTCCAGGAACCGCTGAGATCCAGAACGAGAAGCAGAGGTTCTATACTGACCATCTGCTGGATGTGATGGACCGAGGGCTTATCTTGGAGATCAGGGGACAAGATATCTACGCCATCAGGCTGTGCCAGTGTAAAGTGTTCTGGTCTGGACCAGGTGTACCAGAGCAGGGTCCGCCCAATCCAATGGAAAGAGAAATGAAGATCAGGGTCTTCAGTCTGAACAACTTCCTTCAGT gtcTCATTTTGTATCAGAAAGGAGAGACGCCCACTCCACCTCCCTTTGAGATCTACTTCTGCTTCGGTGAGGACTGGCCAGACAGGAAGCCCAAGGAGAAAAAGCTCATCGTTGTCCAG gTTGTCCCTGTTGTTGCAAGAATCCTTACAGAGATGTTTTCAGGCGAGCTTTCGTGGTCGACAGACAGCATTCGTTTGCAGATCTCCAACCCTGACCTAAAAGACCAAACAGTGGAGCAGTTCAAAGAACTCCACAGACTTCTGCAGAGTCAAAACTCACACCCCACCTGGGCTCAAAACATACATTAA